A genomic window from Nicotiana sylvestris chromosome 11, ASM39365v2, whole genome shotgun sequence includes:
- the LOC104243087 gene encoding DNA repair protein RAD5A isoform X4 codes for MGNKIAEELVSTVRSIVGDEYTEMDIIRALHMAKNDPTAAINIIFDTPSFKKLEIVNVISNSSSNNTSEIQKLEPSTVSSNEGLNINESRIESECDRGSEWWYVGCGEVAGMSTCKGRILKAGEEVQFTFPVEKKKLSSASPAGKFGRGRQAAAACSEIVRFSTKACGEMGRIPNEWARCILPLVRDKKIRIEGCCKSAPNILAIMDSVLLSVRVYINSSMFHKSHQTSLKARSTDDTVVHPLPTLFHLLGLTPFKKAEFTPADLYTRKRPLSEQDSSGGPASVLHANLSKSSSSADGDKVENDETISDTDLDYIVGSADNSEIQEMEPPSTLQCELRPYQKQALHWMTQLERGRTTDEAATTLHPCWDAYRLKDERELVVYLNAFSGDATTEFPSTLEMARGGILADSMGLGKTIMTIALLLSHSERGGSSGSQPTSQLSGENGEASNILGQSTTFAKKSAKFSSLDKLLKHKPTLISGGNLIICPMTLLGQWKAEIEAHAQPGALSLYVYYGQTRSKDTKVLARSDVVLTTYGVLASEFSTENAEDSGGLFSIRWFRVVLDEAHTIKSSKSQISNAAAALIADRRWCLTGTPIQNNLEDIYSLLRFLRIEPWGSWAWWNKLVQKPFEEGDERGLKLVQQILRSIMLRRTKSSTDREGRPILVLPPADIQVTYCELTEVERDFYDALYKRSKVKFDQFVEQGRVLHNYASILELLLRLRQCCDHPFLVMSRGDTQEFSDLNKLAKRFLKGGKETGEGKDVPSRAYIQEVVEELRKGEQGECPICLEAFEDAVLTPCAHRLCRECLLASWRSSTSGLCPVYIPLLQKHCQ; via the exons ATGGGGAACAAGATCGCAGAGGAGCTCGTTTCTACGGTACGGTCCATTGTTGGCGATGAATATACAGAGATGGACATAATTAGAGCACTTCACATGGCCAAAAACGACCCCACAGCTGCAATTAATATCATTTTTGACACCCCAAGTTTCAAGAAACTCGAAATTGTAAATGTAATTTCAAATTCAAGCAGTAATAATACTAGTGAGATCCAAAAACTTGAGCCTAGTACAGTTTCTTCAAATGAGGGATTAAATATTAATGAGAGTAGAATTGAGAGTGAGTGTGACAGGGGGAGTGAGTGGTGGTATGTGGGGTGTGGTGAGGTGGCGGGTATGTCAACATGTAAAGGAAGGATATTGAAGGCTGGCGAGGAAGTTCAATTTACGTTCCCTGTGGAGAAGAAGAAATTGAGTTCAGCTTCACCAGCTGGGAAGTTTGGACGAGGGCGTCAAGCGGCTGCTGCTTGTTCTGAAATTGTAAGGTTTTCTACCAAGGCTTGTGGAGAG ATGGGGCGTATTCCAAATGAATGGGCTCGATGTATTCTGCCGTTGGTGAGGGATAAGAAGATTAGAATTGAAGGGTGTTGCAAATCAGCTCCTAATATATTGGCGATTATGGACTCTGTTCTTTTGTCCGTCAG AGTGTATATTAATAGCTCCATGTTCCATAAAAGCCATCAGACATCACTAAAGGCTAGATCTACAGATGATACAGTTGTTCACCCCCTTCCAACTTTGTTCCATTTGCTCGGACTTACTCCTTTTAAGAAG GCAGAATTCACTCCAGCTGATTTATACACGAGGAAGCGGCCTTTGAGCGAACAG GACAGCTCTGGTGGTCCTGCCTCAGTATTGCACGCGAACTTATCCAAAAGCTCTTCATCTGCAGATGGAGATAAAGTTGAGAATGATGAGACAATTTCTGATACTGATCTTGATTATATTGTTGGTTCAGCTGATAACTCGGAGATACAG GAAATGGAACCACCAAGTACACTCCAGTGCGAACTGCGACCCTATCAGAAGCAGGCACTTCATTGGATGACACAACTGGAGAGGGGAAGAACCACGGATGAAGCGGCAACAACTCTGCATCCATGTTGGGATGCTTACCGTCTGAAAGACGA GAGGGAGCTTGTTGTTTACTTGAATGCATTTTCGGGTGATGCGACCACTGAATTCCCGAGTACCCTTGAAATGGCTAGAGGAGGA ATTTTGGCAGATTCAATGGGGTTAGGGAAGACTATAATGACTATAGCTCTCCTCCTCAGTCATTCTGAAAGAGGTGGATCATCAGGGAGCCAACCTACAAGCCAGCTGTCTGGTGAAAATGGTGAAGCTAGTAATATTTTAGGTCAATCTACAACTTTTGCAAAGAAATCAGCAAAATTCTCTAGTCTTGATAAGCTCCTGAAACATAAGCCCACACTTATCTCTGGTGGGAATCTGATAATATGTCCAATGACACTACTAGGTCAATGGAAG GCAGAGATTGAAGCCCATGCACAACCTGGTGCTCTATCTCTTTATGTTTACTATGGGCAGACAAGATCAAAGGATACAAAAGTGCTTGCTCGAAGTGATGTCGTGCTGACAACATATGGAGTGTTGGCCTCCGAATTTTCTACAGAG AATGCTGAGGACAGTGGGGGACTTTTCTCTATTAGATGGTTTAGAGTGGTGCTTGATGAGGCACATACTATCAAATCTTCTAAAAGCCAAATCTCCAATGCTGCTGCTGCTCTTATTGCTGACCGTCGGTGGTGTCTTACTGGTACCCCTATCCAG AACAATCTGGAGGATATTTACAGTCTTCTTAGATTTTTGAGGATCGAACCATGGGGAAGCTGGGCATG GTGGAACAAGCTTGTTCAGAAACCTTTTGAGGAGGGAGATGAGAGGGGGCTAAAGTTGGTTCAACAAATTTTAAGATCGATCATGTTGAGAAGAACAAAGTCTAGTACAGACAGGGAAGGCAG ACCAATTTTAGTTCTACCACCAGCAGATATTCAAGTGACATATTGTGAACTAACAGAAGTAGAGCGCGACTTCTATGATGCATTGTATAAAAGATCCAAG GTGAAGTTTGATCAGTTTGTTGAGCAAGGGCGAGTTCTCCACAACTATGCTTCTATATTGGAGTTGCTTTTGCGACTTCGTCAATGTTGTGACCACCCGTTTCTTGTAATGAG TCGAGGTGATACCCAAGAATTCTCCGATCTAAATAAGCTTGCTAAACGTTTCCTTAAGGGTGGTAAGGAGACTGGAGAAGGCAAAGATGTTCCTTCACGTGCTTACATTCaggaggttgtggaagagttgCGGAAGGGAGAACAGGGAGAATGTCCTATTTGTCTTGAAGCTTTTGAAGATGCAGTCTTGACTCCATGTGCTCATAGGTTATGTCGAGAGTGTCTCTTGGCAAGCTGGCGAAGTTCTACTTCCGGCCTTTGTCCTGTTT ATATTCCACTTTTGCAGAAACACTGTCAGTAA
- the LOC104243087 gene encoding DNA repair protein RAD5A isoform X5, protein MGNKIAEELVSTVRSIVGDEYTEMDIIRALHMAKNDPTAAINIIFDTPSFKKLEIVNVISNSSSNNTSEIQKLEPSTVSSNEGLNINESRIESECDRGSEWWYVGCGEVAGMSTCKGRILKAGEEVQFTFPVEKKKLSSASPAGKFGRGRQAAAACSEIVRFSTKACGEMGRIPNEWARCILPLVRDKKIRIEGCCKSAPNILAIMDSVLLSVRVYINSSMFHKSHQTSLKARSTDDTVVHPLPTLFHLLGLTPFKKAEFTPADLYTRKRPLSEQDSSGGPASVLHANLSKSSSSADGDKVENDETISDTDLDYIVGSADNSEIQEMEPPSTLQCELRPYQKQALHWMTQLERGRTTDEAATTLHPCWDAYRLKDERELVVYLNAFSGDATTEFPSTLEMARGGILADSMGLGKTIMTIALLLSHSERGGSSGSQPTSQLSGENGEASNILGQSTTFAKKSAKFSSLDKLLKHKPTLISGGNLIICPMTLLGQWKAEIEAHAQPGALSLYVYYGQTRSKDTKVLARSDVVLTTYGVLASEFSTENAEDSGGLFSIRWFRVVLDEAHTIKSSKSQISNAAAALIADRRWCLTGTPIQNNLEDIYSLLRFLRIEPWGSWAWWNKLVQKPFEEGDERGLKLVQQILRSIMLRRTKSSTDREGRPILVLPPADIQVTYCELTEVERDFYDALYKRSKVKFDQFVEQGRVLHNYASILELLLRLRQCCDHPFLVMSRGDTQEFSDLNKLAKRFLKGGKETGEGKDVPSRAYIQEVVEELRKGEQGECPICLEAFEDAVLTPCAHRLCRECLLASWRSSTSGLCPV, encoded by the exons ATGGGGAACAAGATCGCAGAGGAGCTCGTTTCTACGGTACGGTCCATTGTTGGCGATGAATATACAGAGATGGACATAATTAGAGCACTTCACATGGCCAAAAACGACCCCACAGCTGCAATTAATATCATTTTTGACACCCCAAGTTTCAAGAAACTCGAAATTGTAAATGTAATTTCAAATTCAAGCAGTAATAATACTAGTGAGATCCAAAAACTTGAGCCTAGTACAGTTTCTTCAAATGAGGGATTAAATATTAATGAGAGTAGAATTGAGAGTGAGTGTGACAGGGGGAGTGAGTGGTGGTATGTGGGGTGTGGTGAGGTGGCGGGTATGTCAACATGTAAAGGAAGGATATTGAAGGCTGGCGAGGAAGTTCAATTTACGTTCCCTGTGGAGAAGAAGAAATTGAGTTCAGCTTCACCAGCTGGGAAGTTTGGACGAGGGCGTCAAGCGGCTGCTGCTTGTTCTGAAATTGTAAGGTTTTCTACCAAGGCTTGTGGAGAG ATGGGGCGTATTCCAAATGAATGGGCTCGATGTATTCTGCCGTTGGTGAGGGATAAGAAGATTAGAATTGAAGGGTGTTGCAAATCAGCTCCTAATATATTGGCGATTATGGACTCTGTTCTTTTGTCCGTCAG AGTGTATATTAATAGCTCCATGTTCCATAAAAGCCATCAGACATCACTAAAGGCTAGATCTACAGATGATACAGTTGTTCACCCCCTTCCAACTTTGTTCCATTTGCTCGGACTTACTCCTTTTAAGAAG GCAGAATTCACTCCAGCTGATTTATACACGAGGAAGCGGCCTTTGAGCGAACAG GACAGCTCTGGTGGTCCTGCCTCAGTATTGCACGCGAACTTATCCAAAAGCTCTTCATCTGCAGATGGAGATAAAGTTGAGAATGATGAGACAATTTCTGATACTGATCTTGATTATATTGTTGGTTCAGCTGATAACTCGGAGATACAG GAAATGGAACCACCAAGTACACTCCAGTGCGAACTGCGACCCTATCAGAAGCAGGCACTTCATTGGATGACACAACTGGAGAGGGGAAGAACCACGGATGAAGCGGCAACAACTCTGCATCCATGTTGGGATGCTTACCGTCTGAAAGACGA GAGGGAGCTTGTTGTTTACTTGAATGCATTTTCGGGTGATGCGACCACTGAATTCCCGAGTACCCTTGAAATGGCTAGAGGAGGA ATTTTGGCAGATTCAATGGGGTTAGGGAAGACTATAATGACTATAGCTCTCCTCCTCAGTCATTCTGAAAGAGGTGGATCATCAGGGAGCCAACCTACAAGCCAGCTGTCTGGTGAAAATGGTGAAGCTAGTAATATTTTAGGTCAATCTACAACTTTTGCAAAGAAATCAGCAAAATTCTCTAGTCTTGATAAGCTCCTGAAACATAAGCCCACACTTATCTCTGGTGGGAATCTGATAATATGTCCAATGACACTACTAGGTCAATGGAAG GCAGAGATTGAAGCCCATGCACAACCTGGTGCTCTATCTCTTTATGTTTACTATGGGCAGACAAGATCAAAGGATACAAAAGTGCTTGCTCGAAGTGATGTCGTGCTGACAACATATGGAGTGTTGGCCTCCGAATTTTCTACAGAG AATGCTGAGGACAGTGGGGGACTTTTCTCTATTAGATGGTTTAGAGTGGTGCTTGATGAGGCACATACTATCAAATCTTCTAAAAGCCAAATCTCCAATGCTGCTGCTGCTCTTATTGCTGACCGTCGGTGGTGTCTTACTGGTACCCCTATCCAG AACAATCTGGAGGATATTTACAGTCTTCTTAGATTTTTGAGGATCGAACCATGGGGAAGCTGGGCATG GTGGAACAAGCTTGTTCAGAAACCTTTTGAGGAGGGAGATGAGAGGGGGCTAAAGTTGGTTCAACAAATTTTAAGATCGATCATGTTGAGAAGAACAAAGTCTAGTACAGACAGGGAAGGCAG ACCAATTTTAGTTCTACCACCAGCAGATATTCAAGTGACATATTGTGAACTAACAGAAGTAGAGCGCGACTTCTATGATGCATTGTATAAAAGATCCAAG GTGAAGTTTGATCAGTTTGTTGAGCAAGGGCGAGTTCTCCACAACTATGCTTCTATATTGGAGTTGCTTTTGCGACTTCGTCAATGTTGTGACCACCCGTTTCTTGTAATGAG TCGAGGTGATACCCAAGAATTCTCCGATCTAAATAAGCTTGCTAAACGTTTCCTTAAGGGTGGTAAGGAGACTGGAGAAGGCAAAGATGTTCCTTCACGTGCTTACATTCaggaggttgtggaagagttgCGGAAGGGAGAACAGGGAGAATGTCCTATTTGTCTTGAAGCTTTTGAAGATGCAGTCTTGACTCCATGTGCTCATAGGTTATGTCGAGAGTGTCTCTTGGCAAGCTGGCGAAGTTCTACTTCCGGCCTTTGTCCTGTTT AA